The Litoribacterium kuwaitense DNA segment TTGCGCAGTTTGACTCAAATCCTCAGGCGGGTGCAACAGCCAGAGAGCCACCTCTCGGTTACACTCAGCTAAGAAACGGGCTGCCGCAATGGCATCTCCACCGTTATTGCCTTTACCCGCGAGAAGCAACACGCTTCCTTTTTCCACCTCAAGCTCTTTCCCAAGAGCCCTCCCTGCATTCTCCATAAGGAGGACTTCTGGTAAACTAGCAGCTTCCATAGTCCAGCGATCTACCTTGTACATGTCTTGAGCTGTGACGATCTTCAAAACGGTTCCCTCCTGACCGCAATATATCCTATGATAGGGGTTGTCACATTATGCAGACGAGCTCTTTAACAACACGCTTACGTTCCGTCTATGACACTTGAAACGATTGATGATGATTGCCTAACTAAAAAGGCTTATTCTTCTATAATCACTTGAACACATGCCACTTGCTCGCTATGTGTCACAGAGATATGTACACGCCGCTCTTCTTTGTTCGCACGCAGTACTGGTGCACCTGATGGACTTTTTAACACCTCAATATCTTGAAATCCGCAAGCAGCCCCTAATCCAGTTCCTATCGCTTTTGCATAGGCTTCTTTTGCTGCAAAGCGTCCCGCAAGGTATTCAATTGCTCGGCGTCCAGACAATCGAGCGAATTCCTTCTGTTCCGCCGGTGTTAAAATACGGGTTGCAAATGAGGGTTTATCACGGTAAAACCGCTCTATCCGCGCCAGCTCTACAATATCTAAGCCAATCCCTACAATCATCTCGCTTGCCCCCTTCATGATACGACTTTTCTTTCTTGGAGCTATAAAGATATGATACACTTACTTTAATTTAGCGTTGACGGAGTTAAAGAGGAGTTTTGCTTATGTTCATACGAACCGAAAGCTTTAAAGAGTTCAGACGATCATTTCCAATTATCACTATACTTGTAGCCGTGCAGCTGATCATTGCTCTTTATATGCAGCTCGGCCTTCCCTATTCGGCGATTTTAATGTACCAAGGGGTTGGCTTCAACTATTTAATTGCTGAAGGCGAGTATTGGAGACTGATTACACCTATTTTTCTTCATGCCGGGATTGCCCACGTCATTTTCAACTGTTTCTCTCTCGTTTTATTCGGCCCAGCCTTAGAAAACATTTTAGGACGCGTGCGCTTTCTCATATTGTTTTTTGGATCAGGTATTCTTGCCAACATCATCACGTTCTTTATCGGTCCGGAGACATTAAGTCATGTCGGGTCATCAGGTGCCGTCTATGGGCTTTTTGGCATCTACGTATATATGATCTTTAATCGAAAAGATTTAATTGATCGTATGAATGCACAAATTATCATTATTATTCTTGTGATTGGCATTATCATGAGTGTGTTTAATACGAATGTCAACATTTACGGGCATTTGTTTGGGTTTGTCAGTGGTGCTGCTCTTGCACCATTACTGCTCGCAAAGCGGCGAAGCCCTCGGCTGTAAGACAATCTGCTTTCTTCACTTATTTTTACCATAAGTAAAGCCACTAGCCTTGTGAAGCGTAATATTCACAAACTGGCTAGTGGCTTTTTTATATTTTTTATTGATGCTCTTCTCCTAATGGCTGAGCAATCAGTACCGGGCACTCTTTTGAGAACCAGTCATATTGACTTTCCGCCACATCGATCTCCATATCTTTGACTTGAAACGTTTTCCCGCCGCTTCCGGCCATAATTGAAAAAGAAAGATGGGCGAGACGGGCTTTCCGCTGTAAAAGCGTCCGTTTGATTTCATATGTTTGCATATGTTGCTTTTTGACAATCACCGTATGCTTACTCCAATTGTGATAACGAAAAAGGAGATGCTTTTCGGTTGTTCGTACCGCTGCGACTTGGTGTTCACGAAAGCCAAAGACGAGCGTTCCGGCGACAACAAGCCATGCCAATAGTCCAAATGGATAAAGGACGGCACTCAAGGTCGCAGCGACAATGACCCATATCCAGCTGGCGCGAATGAGATAGCGAATTCGAGCACGCTTTGGACTGCGCGTCCATGAATCTTCTGCGACAATGTAATCTGGAAGCATTCGCTCGAGGACTTCGGGGACCTCACTCACCGGAAGGAGAGGTGCAATAATTGTTGAAAAGCCCGTCTCTTCCTTAGCGCTCCCAGCGCTTTCTACATAAACCGTCGCGACACCAAGCCACTGTCTAATCAAATTTTGTTGAACTCGTACGGCTTGAATTTTACTTAAGTCGATTGTCCGTTGTCGTTTATTCAAAAGCCCACGAGAAATTTTAATTTGTTCACTCGTTTTACTTAAGGTAAAGCGAGCATATTTTAGCAACGTTACAATCATCGCAACGAGATAAAGCACGATCAGAAGTATGAAAGCAAACACACCAATGAGCACGAAGCCTAAGCTTAACACATACTCAAACGCTTGATCTGCCACCGTTGAGCTCAGCATCTCGTCAAATTGGGAAAGAAAAACGAAAATACCTGAGACAACAACACCTACTCCGCCTGACGTCGCTGCCATCAGCCACATCATCTTCCTTGACATATACCAGCGCGCTTCTGATGATGACACATCATTACCTGCTGACTCAAACAGCGCATCAGCACTTCGGTCACCTGTCTTATTGGGTGCTAATAGCTGTTGCAGCAGCTCCGCCTCATTTTTAGAAATCGCACTCAGCACAGCCTCTGCTTCATCTTTTCCCCCTGCTGTTTCAATTTGCAGCTTCACGAGATTAAACCACTGATGGAGAATATTTTGGGAGATATCAAGGCTATGAATTTTCTCTCTTGAAATATAGCGATTTTTTCGTATGATGAGCCCTTGTGTAATGTGGAGCTGTGCATCTTCTACTGCATAGGTGAACCGCCACCATCCAATGACGCTCGTTAACAGACCGATGACGACAACTGCCAAGACCCCCCATAATACCCATATGCTCTGGCCAAAAAGAATGACAGCGATGAAGGGGAATAGCATTTCGCGAACCCCTTTTAATAACGAGAAAAGAATGTGTAATGGGTGCAGCCGTTTCCTACTCATCTACATCCACCCGCCGGGCAAGCCTCGCAATTTGGTCGCGCAAAGCTTCTGCCTCTTCCTGTTCCAGCGCTGGAATTTCATGTGTCGTGGCGGCCGTCGATACCGTAACGGTTGCCAGCTTATATTTTTTTAAAAATGGACCTTGTATCGTATCAACGTGCTGAACCTTGGTCATTGGAATCAGCGTCCGCTTAGTAATTATAACACCCTTCATGAGCTCAACCTCCTCCTCCCGCACTTCATAACGCCACCGTCTCCATACAAGCGTGGGCATGACAGCGATCGATATTACACCAAATATGACGAGAAGGCCAATCGCCGTATAAGCGATCCAAAGCGGCCATGATTGCCAAATTGTCCAACCCGTAATCAGTCCAACCACGACCCCTCCGATGATCGTAGTGATTGCGGCGGTTAAACGCCAAACCTTTAACGCATCCCTTGCAATACGTTGCCTAGGCAAAGTTCGCATCGTCTCGTTCTCCTTTCGAGTGACACTTTCACTCTAAAAACTCTATTCCTTTTATAACATACCTGATCATGAACCAAAAGGTTTCACAAATCGCTGCCAAAAAGAAAGCTGATTTGACAAACTAAGGAAAACCTCAGTTATCAAACCAGCGATCATCATTGTAGCTTATTCATTTGAAGAATGCTTTGAATCTCTATAATTGGAGCGTTTATTAGAATGGCCACCTTGACCTCCGCGGCGGCGACGGAAGTCAGACTTACCGCCACGATATTGCTTTTGACGATTTTGTCCGCCACCTCTTCGTTTGTCGCGAAAATTTTTTCGTGATACAACAGGCGCCTCAGCCGTTAACTGAACTGGTGTTTGATCCGGCTCTTTCGTAAGGAGCTTCACAGCCGCAGCTAAAAGTGTTACGGAGTCATGATCCTCAAGAAGCTGTTCGGCTAATGCTGTGTAGTCATTCAAGTTCGATTCAGCAGCTGTTTCTTTAATGCGGTCAATTGTTGAACGCTGCTGATTTTCTAACGCTTCTGTCGTTGTCGGCACAGGCTTGCGTGTCATTTTTCGCTTCGTTAGTCGTTCAATATTTTTCAACTGACCCATTTCTCTTGGCGTCACAAACGTATAGGCTACGCCTGTTTTTCCAGCACGACCCGTCCGACCGATTCGGTGCACATAGCTTTCTGGGTCTTGCGGTATATCAAAGTTATAGACGTGAGTGACTCCTGATACATCTAAACCACGCGCCGCAACGTCTGTCGCCACGAGTACTTCAATGCTTCTATTTTTAAATTGCTTCATGACGCTTGTCCGCTTAGACTGTGTTAAATCACCGTGGATCCCCTCTGCCGAATAGCCACGTGAAGCAAGGGCTTCCGAGAGCTCGTCGACACGACGTTTCGTACGACCGAAAACAATCGCCAGATCAGGGTTTTCCATATCGAGAAGTCGGGTGAACGCGTCAAATTTTTTCCGTTCGTCTACCTCAATGAAGTTTTGCGTAATATTCGGTACCGTCACTTCTTTTGCTTTAACGCGCACGGTCTCCGGGTCTTTCATAAACTTTTCAGCAATCCGGCGAATCGGATCTGGCATCGTTGCTGAAAAGAGAAGTGTTTGTCTTTCCTCAGGCACTTCTTTTAAAATGGCTTCGATATCTTCGATAAAGCCCATGTTCAACATTTCATCCGCTTCGTCCAAAACGACCGTATGAAGCTTTTGTAGACGTAATGTCTTCCGTTTAATATGGTCGAGCAATCTTCCTGGTGTGCCGACAACAATTTGCGGGCGTTTCTTCAGTGCGCGAATCTGCCGCTGAATATCTTGACCACCATAAATCGGCAAGGCGCGGATATTTTTAAAGCGCCCGATCTTGTTCAGTTCCTCGGCAACCTGCATTGCTAGCTCTCTCGTCGGCGCAACGACCAGCCCAGCGATCCCTGGGTGCTTTTCCAAAGTTTTTTCAATCATAGGGACACCAAACGCCGCTGTCTTTCCTGTTCCAGTTTGCGCTTGACCGATCACGTCAGTCCCTTGAAGAGACAAAGGAATGGACTGCGCCTGAATTGGCGTTGCCTCCTCAAATCCCATTTGTCCGATTGCTTCAAGAATGTCATTGCCTAAACCTAGCTCATTAAATTTTGCCAATACTTTTTCTGCTACTTATCACATATACAGCACTTTCTTGGATTACGTATTCACCGTCTAATCCTCTCAATCATGCCTAGGCTTCTTCACATCAAATTGATTGAAATCATCCGAGCAGTTCAAAAAAGGGAATCAAACGCCCCGTACTCTATATGCTCTATCAGTAGCAGAGTCACCACCTTTCATCTTTTAAGTGTGCGACCCTCTCTGCAAGGGGGCTTTCATGCTTATGTGTACCACTATCTCCGCAAAGCGCGGGCTTTTATCCTATCTATAAATAGACCGGGTGCTCCTATATCGGAGTTCCGTCATCCACGGCCCAATGGTTTACTCGAATCATCCTTTAGGACGCCATTGCTGCTCCTAGGCCAACGCTTTAAAAAAGCACTTCCCAAACGATGCGGAAAGCGCCTCAGCTGTTCCTTGAGCAAACCTTCGGTGACACTCTTTACCGCTTCGTCCCGCTCGTTGCTTATTGACGACAGCATTACTCACCTATGTTAGCATTATTAAACCTTTCCCGCAATCCCACATTCTCATACACGAATGTAAAGTGTATTTTAAAACACTGTTTATGACGGGGTATTTAAGTCTTTTGTTTTTTGTAAATGAGATACAACACCAATATGCTCTAATGCTTGTTGGACGCTTCCAAACGTATCTATTTCTTTAAATGAAATGCCGAGAGACACAATTGTCTGCGTCACCAATGGCTGTAATCCTGTTAAGTATGCCTTTATCCCGATCAACTTAAGAGATTGAGTAATTTGGTAAAGCTCACGAGCGACATAGGTATCCATGTTCATAATCCCAGAAACATCAATAATCATATAATTTAATCGTAAATCCATACTGCGCTTTAACGTATTGTCCATGATAAAGTGTGAACGATCCGTGTCAATCTCGCCAATTAAAGGAAGAATCGCCACACCGTCAAAAACCGGAACGACAGGGACCGATAACTCCCTAATGGATTGATGAGCCGCCTGGAGGAGATTGTCTTGATTTTTTAAAAACTGTTTCATAAAGGCAATGATGGCCTCATCCATCGCCAGATCAATACGACAACCCGCTGTCAGCAACCCACTTTCGTCTAAGCGCCTGTCCTCAAACTCTCGTTCCATGCGCTTCCAAATCGCCAACCGAGTGTATTTTAAAACTTGTAAAGCTCCATGTAAGCTATGGTCGTTTTGTGCTGCAAATTGAGAAGCATCACTCACCCAGCTTTGTAAATGGTCGTTTGTGTGAGTGGTATCTGGTGACTCAGTCAGTTGTTCGGCTAACGTATTGATTAACCTGAGAAACAGTTGATCGGACTGACTGTTCCTGAGACCATTCAACTTTTTCTCACCATACGTCATCATCCATTCATCAGCTTGGTTACGTAAATGAATACCTTCTTTTAGCAATATGTCTTTTATATTTTTCAACACGTCTTCCATGATCCTGCTGTA contains these protein-coding regions:
- the acpS gene encoding holo-ACP synthase; the protein is MIVGIGLDIVELARIERFYRDKPSFATRILTPAEQKEFARLSGRRAIEYLAGRFAAKEAYAKAIGTGLGAACGFQDIEVLKSPSGAPVLRANKEERRVHISVTHSEQVACVQVIIEE
- a CDS encoding rhomboid family intramembrane serine protease, producing the protein MFIRTESFKEFRRSFPIITILVAVQLIIALYMQLGLPYSAILMYQGVGFNYLIAEGEYWRLITPIFLHAGIAHVIFNCFSLVLFGPALENILGRVRFLILFFGSGILANIITFFIGPETLSHVGSSGAVYGLFGIYVYMIFNRKDLIDRMNAQIIIIILVIGIIMSVFNTNVNIYGHLFGFVSGAALAPLLLAKRRSPRL
- a CDS encoding PH domain-containing protein, giving the protein MSRKRLHPLHILFSLLKGVREMLFPFIAVILFGQSIWVLWGVLAVVVIGLLTSVIGWWRFTYAVEDAQLHITQGLIIRKNRYISREKIHSLDISQNILHQWFNLVKLQIETAGGKDEAEAVLSAISKNEAELLQQLLAPNKTGDRSADALFESAGNDVSSSEARWYMSRKMMWLMAATSGGVGVVVSGIFVFLSQFDEMLSSTVADQAFEYVLSLGFVLIGVFAFILLIVLYLVAMIVTLLKYARFTLSKTSEQIKISRGLLNKRQRTIDLSKIQAVRVQQNLIRQWLGVATVYVESAGSAKEETGFSTIIAPLLPVSEVPEVLERMLPDYIVAEDSWTRSPKRARIRYLIRASWIWVIVAATLSAVLYPFGLLAWLVVAGTLVFGFREHQVAAVRTTEKHLLFRYHNWSKHTVIVKKQHMQTYEIKRTLLQRKARLAHLSFSIMAGSGGKTFQVKDMEIDVAESQYDWFSKECPVLIAQPLGEEHQ
- a CDS encoding PH domain-containing protein → MRTLPRQRIARDALKVWRLTAAITTIIGGVVVGLITGWTIWQSWPLWIAYTAIGLLVIFGVISIAVMPTLVWRRWRYEVREEEVELMKGVIITKRTLIPMTKVQHVDTIQGPFLKKYKLATVTVSTAATTHEIPALEQEEAEALRDQIARLARRVDVDE
- a CDS encoding DEAD/DEAH box helicase yields the protein MAKFNELGLGNDILEAIGQMGFEEATPIQAQSIPLSLQGTDVIGQAQTGTGKTAAFGVPMIEKTLEKHPGIAGLVVAPTRELAMQVAEELNKIGRFKNIRALPIYGGQDIQRQIRALKKRPQIVVGTPGRLLDHIKRKTLRLQKLHTVVLDEADEMLNMGFIEDIEAILKEVPEERQTLLFSATMPDPIRRIAEKFMKDPETVRVKAKEVTVPNITQNFIEVDERKKFDAFTRLLDMENPDLAIVFGRTKRRVDELSEALASRGYSAEGIHGDLTQSKRTSVMKQFKNRSIEVLVATDVAARGLDVSGVTHVYNFDIPQDPESYVHRIGRTGRAGKTGVAYTFVTPREMGQLKNIERLTKRKMTRKPVPTTTEALENQQRSTIDRIKETAAESNLNDYTALAEQLLEDHDSVTLLAAAVKLLTKEPDQTPVQLTAEAPVVSRKNFRDKRRGGGQNRQKQYRGGKSDFRRRRGGQGGHSNKRSNYRDSKHSSNE
- a CDS encoding STAS domain-containing protein, yielding MGDSLRRLDVPLYSRIMEDVLKNIKDILLKEGIHLRNQADEWMMTYGEKKLNGLRNSQSDQLFLRLINTLAEQLTESPDTTHTNDHLQSWVSDASQFAAQNDHSLHGALQVLKYTRLAIWKRMEREFEDRRLDESGLLTAGCRIDLAMDEAIIAFMKQFLKNQDNLLQAAHQSIRELSVPVVPVFDGVAILPLIGEIDTDRSHFIMDNTLKRSMDLRLNYMIIDVSGIMNMDTYVARELYQITQSLKLIGIKAYLTGLQPLVTQTIVSLGISFKEIDTFGSVQQALEHIGVVSHLQKTKDLNTPS